From Vibrio splendidus, a single genomic window includes:
- a CDS encoding sterol desaturase family protein, with translation MQDPSLLRLVCFIVVFGLCALWEYRFPRKTLTQSKWFRWGNNFALVALNSFLLATLIPIAAFQAAVIAQENQWGLFNTLSLPKELTILICVLLLDCAIYLQHLVFHRVPWLWKLHRVHHADLDIDVTTGTRFHPIEMILSMLIKVSLVIALGVPVIAVVIFEIVLNASAMFNHSNARLPLWMDKRLRKVIVTPDMHRVHHSVIVKETHSNFGFFLSVWDIWFKTYRAQPKLGHDNVQIGVPEIQDGKEQRLDLMLRQPFTQFPTTKN, from the coding sequence ATGCAAGACCCATCACTGCTTCGCCTTGTTTGTTTTATTGTCGTTTTTGGATTGTGTGCGCTTTGGGAATACCGTTTCCCGCGTAAAACACTGACTCAAAGCAAATGGTTTCGTTGGGGGAATAACTTTGCGTTGGTTGCTTTGAACAGCTTTCTATTAGCCACTCTAATTCCTATTGCAGCATTCCAAGCGGCGGTCATTGCGCAAGAAAACCAATGGGGTCTGTTCAATACCCTGTCACTTCCGAAAGAACTCACCATTCTGATCTGCGTATTACTGTTAGATTGCGCCATTTACCTGCAGCACTTGGTGTTTCACCGTGTTCCTTGGTTGTGGAAGCTACATCGAGTTCACCATGCGGACCTAGATATCGATGTCACAACCGGAACGCGCTTTCACCCTATTGAGATGATTCTTTCAATGCTCATCAAAGTGAGTTTGGTAATCGCACTTGGTGTCCCTGTCATTGCGGTCGTGATATTTGAAATTGTTCTTAATGCGAGTGCGATGTTTAACCACAGTAATGCACGTCTTCCGCTGTGGATGGATAAGCGATTGAGAAAAGTGATTGTGACCCCAGACATGCACCGCGTTCATCACTCGGTTATCGTGAAAGAAACCCACTCAAACTTCGGTTTCTTTTTATCTGTGTGGGACATCTGGTTTAAGACTTACCGCGCTCAACCAAAGCTTGGTCACGATAACGTTCAGATTGGCGTTCCAGAGATTCAAGATGGTAAAGAACAACGGTTAGATCTGATGCTACGTCAGCCATTTACTCAATTCCCGACGACGAAAAACTAG
- a CDS encoding tRNA-uridine aminocarboxypropyltransferase → MSMRIHAFHRLYQHRLSIATKPFNARGCKVVRCEFCKIKQDSCICEHQPNVDTNVATMLILSDNEILKPSNTGRLIVDTVKDSYAYLWHRTEPNQEMLDVLKDDKYQPVIVFPEDYTDDKTRVVQDLPQMRDPNKTLLLIFIDGSWREARRIFRRSEYLQDLPVLSIEPESVSQYMMRKSDNEQHLSTAEVASLVLKQAGEEQGAKTLQLWFEAFRESYMLSKTRYKSDPTKPSLNAFIEHTKSETSL, encoded by the coding sequence TTGTCCATGAGAATCCACGCTTTTCACCGTTTATATCAACATCGTTTGTCCATTGCTACCAAACCGTTTAATGCGCGCGGGTGTAAAGTCGTGCGATGTGAATTCTGTAAAATCAAACAAGACAGCTGTATCTGTGAGCATCAACCTAACGTTGATACGAACGTCGCGACTATGTTGATCTTGTCAGACAACGAAATCTTAAAGCCAAGTAACACTGGCCGTTTGATTGTTGATACGGTTAAAGACAGTTACGCCTACCTTTGGCATCGTACTGAGCCAAATCAAGAGATGTTGGATGTCCTCAAAGATGACAAATACCAACCTGTGATCGTATTCCCTGAAGACTATACCGACGACAAAACACGCGTAGTTCAAGATCTGCCACAAATGCGTGACCCAAACAAAACACTGTTGCTGATTTTCATTGATGGCAGTTGGCGCGAAGCACGACGTATCTTCCGTCGTTCAGAGTATCTGCAAGATTTACCGGTGTTGTCGATTGAACCGGAATCGGTTTCTCAATACATGATGCGTAAGTCAGACAACGAACAACATCTATCAACGGCCGAAGTCGCGAGCTTAGTTTTGAAACAAGCCGGTGAAGAGCAGGGCGCTAAGACTTTACAGCTATGGTTTGAAGCATTTCGTGAAAGCTACATGTTGAGTAAGACACGTTATAAATCGGATCCAACCAAACCAAGCCTGAATGCTTTCATAGAGCATACTAAAAGTGAGACGTCACTCTAA
- the nagK gene encoding N-acetylglucosamine kinase, whose amino-acid sequence MYYGFDVGGTKIEFGAFNEKLERVATERVPTPTEDYQLLLDTIAGLVKKYDSEFSCEGKIGLGLPGMEDADDGTMLVVNVPASTGKPLRKDLEALIGRSVKIENDANCFALSEAWDDELKDEPSVAGLILGTGFGGGLVFDGKVFSGRNHVAGELGHMRLPIDAWFHLGDNAPLLGCGCGKKGCLDSYLSGRGFELIYEHYFGEKKKAIEIIQAYNEGEAKAAEHVDRFMELLAICFANLFTALDPHVVALGGGLSNFELIYEEMPKRVPKYLLSVAKCPKIIKAKHGDSGGVRGAAFLNIK is encoded by the coding sequence ATGTATTACGGCTTTGATGTTGGCGGCACAAAAATTGAGTTTGGTGCGTTCAATGAAAAACTTGAGCGAGTAGCAACCGAACGCGTACCAACGCCTACTGAAGATTATCAACTGCTACTTGATACGATTGCCGGTTTGGTCAAAAAGTACGATAGCGAATTCTCTTGCGAAGGCAAAATTGGCCTTGGTCTTCCTGGTATGGAAGATGCGGACGACGGCACCATGCTTGTTGTTAACGTACCGGCTTCAACAGGTAAGCCATTACGCAAAGACTTAGAAGCGTTGATTGGTCGTAGTGTTAAAATCGAGAACGATGCGAACTGTTTTGCGCTGTCTGAAGCGTGGGACGATGAACTGAAAGATGAACCATCAGTAGCTGGCCTAATTCTAGGTACTGGTTTTGGTGGTGGTTTGGTTTTTGATGGCAAAGTATTCTCAGGACGTAACCACGTTGCTGGCGAGCTCGGCCATATGCGTCTTCCTATTGATGCATGGTTCCACCTTGGCGACAACGCACCGTTACTAGGCTGTGGTTGTGGCAAGAAAGGTTGTTTAGACAGCTACCTATCTGGTCGCGGCTTTGAACTGATTTATGAGCACTACTTCGGTGAGAAAAAGAAAGCGATTGAAATCATCCAAGCGTACAACGAAGGCGAAGCAAAAGCAGCTGAGCACGTTGACCGTTTCATGGAGCTATTGGCTATCTGTTTCGCAAACCTATTTACTGCACTTGACCCGCATGTCGTAGCACTAGGTGGTGGACTTTCAAACTTCGAACTTATCTACGAAGAGATGCCAAAGCGTGTTCCTAAATACCTATTGTCTGTAGCGAAATGTCCAAAGATCATCAAAGCGAAGCACGGTGATTCAGGCGGCGTTCGTGGCGCAGCATTCCTTAACATTAAGTAA
- a CDS encoding DUF2960 family protein, producing the protein MARTILYTYKDEDKELLFSKQEHRTIQEAVAAAEGIDITEYLKTEQQLEFISDTKAVRNYQDNYFRKLGFTKLTLKQKDNLGVGKKKK; encoded by the coding sequence ATGGCTCGTACCATTCTGTACACTTACAAAGACGAAGACAAAGAGTTACTGTTTTCGAAACAAGAACACCGCACGATCCAAGAAGCTGTAGCTGCAGCTGAAGGTATCGACATCACTGAGTATCTAAAAACTGAGCAACAGCTTGAGTTTATTTCTGATACTAAAGCGGTTCGTAACTACCAAGACAACTATTTCCGTAAGCTAGGCTTCACTAAGCTTACGTTGAAGCAAAAAGACAACCTTGGTGTTGGAAAAAAGAAGAAATAA
- a CDS encoding bifunctional molybdopterin-guanine dinucleotide biosynthesis adaptor protein MobB/molybdopterin molybdotransferase MoeA, translating into MKDSKQRPNLPLLGFAAYSGTGKTTVLEALLPLLTDAGLKVGVLKHAHHDFDVDKPGKDSYRLRKAGANQMLIASRNRHVMMTETPEAEADFDYLLTRFDTNTLDLILVEGCKNIAFPKIELHRDEVGKPWLYPNDDNIIAIAADSQVESELPQMAISDLEAIRDFIIEYAQSFDGSSKISETASCSSSRDNTPAVCCDSFSPAGLTVTQGQQKIVDSIDALDLTESVELLQGYGRVLAEDIISPINVPQNTNSAMDGYAIRSEDLELDSYQLVAEVMAGHSYEQTVQQGEAVKIMTGAPMPEGVDVVVMREQAVQDGDKVSFPGAKISIGQNVRMAGEDLEIGQPVFTRGTRIEAPEMGMMASLGFGSCPVLRKVKVGVFSTGDEVQAPGSEQKPNSIYDSNRFTIIGMLQKLGCDIVDYGIIEDDEQKMMDVLHAASLETDMVLTSGGVSVGDADYIKLALDKLGEINFWRINMRPGRPLAYGKIEDKPFFGLPGNPVAVMVSFINFVEPAIRKLQGQTNWTPVKANAVATEQLRSRQGRTEFSRGVFSMNESGVLEVKTTGKQGSGILRSMSEANCLIEISPAVDTVKVGETVTIIPLQGRV; encoded by the coding sequence ATGAAAGATTCAAAACAACGCCCTAACCTTCCTCTATTGGGCTTTGCTGCTTATAGCGGTACAGGCAAAACGACCGTACTTGAAGCTCTGCTTCCGCTGTTGACTGATGCGGGTTTAAAAGTGGGTGTTCTTAAACATGCACACCACGATTTTGATGTCGATAAGCCGGGTAAAGACAGTTACCGCTTACGTAAAGCGGGCGCGAATCAAATGTTGATCGCTTCTCGTAACCGTCACGTGATGATGACAGAAACGCCAGAAGCCGAAGCTGATTTTGATTACCTTCTGACACGTTTCGATACCAACACGCTGGACTTGATTCTGGTTGAAGGCTGCAAGAACATTGCTTTCCCTAAAATTGAATTGCACAGAGATGAAGTCGGTAAACCTTGGTTATACCCGAACGATGACAACATTATTGCCATTGCTGCAGACAGCCAAGTGGAATCCGAACTGCCACAAATGGCGATCAGTGACTTAGAAGCGATTCGTGATTTCATTATTGAATATGCTCAGTCGTTTGACGGTTCCTCGAAAATAAGCGAAACCGCTTCTTGTTCGTCTTCAAGAGACAACACGCCCGCAGTGTGTTGTGATTCGTTCTCTCCTGCTGGTTTAACCGTTACTCAAGGCCAACAAAAGATTGTTGATAGCATTGACGCGCTCGACCTCACAGAGAGTGTTGAACTATTGCAGGGCTATGGTCGTGTTTTGGCTGAAGATATAATCTCGCCAATCAATGTGCCTCAAAACACCAACTCAGCAATGGACGGCTACGCAATTCGTAGTGAAGATTTAGAACTGGATAGTTACCAACTGGTTGCTGAAGTTATGGCTGGTCACAGCTACGAGCAAACTGTTCAACAAGGTGAAGCCGTTAAGATCATGACGGGTGCACCAATGCCTGAAGGCGTTGATGTTGTTGTGATGCGCGAACAAGCCGTCCAAGATGGCGATAAGGTTAGCTTCCCAGGTGCGAAAATCTCAATTGGACAAAATGTCCGTATGGCTGGTGAAGATTTAGAAATCGGCCAACCTGTCTTTACTCGTGGTACACGCATCGAAGCACCTGAAATGGGCATGATGGCGTCGTTAGGTTTTGGTAGCTGCCCTGTTCTACGTAAGGTAAAAGTCGGTGTGTTCTCTACGGGTGATGAAGTTCAAGCACCGGGTAGCGAGCAGAAGCCGAACTCTATCTACGACTCGAACCGTTTTACGATCATCGGCATGCTTCAAAAGCTAGGTTGTGACATTGTTGACTACGGCATCATTGAAGATGACGAACAAAAGATGATGGATGTACTTCACGCTGCGTCGTTAGAGACCGATATGGTTCTGACTTCAGGTGGTGTGTCTGTCGGTGATGCTGACTACATCAAACTCGCATTAGATAAGCTGGGTGAGATTAACTTCTGGCGCATCAACATGCGTCCGGGTCGCCCTCTTGCTTACGGCAAAATTGAAGACAAACCTTTCTTCGGTTTACCGGGTAACCCAGTTGCTGTGATGGTGTCGTTCATTAACTTTGTAGAGCCAGCGATCCGTAAGCTACAAGGTCAAACCAACTGGACACCAGTTAAAGCGAACGCGGTAGCGACCGAACAGTTGCGTTCACGCCAAGGTCGTACCGAGTTCAGCCGTGGTGTGTTCTCGATGAATGAATCGGGTGTGCTTGAGGTGAAAACGACGGGTAAGCAAGGTTCAGGTATCCTGCGTTCAATGAGCGAAGCAAACTGTTTAATTGAAATCTCACCAGCGGTTGATACGGTGAAAGTTGGTGAGACAGTGACGATCATTCCTCTGCAGGGGCGCGTTTAA
- the mobA gene encoding molybdenum cofactor guanylyltransferase MobA, translating into MLLPTQTSWVILAGGQASRMGGKDKGLVELNGSPLIQYVINKLSQQDVSITINANRNLDSYQAFAPVVSDSFPDYPGPLGGIHAGLKNASTDWVGFVPCDSPQISDDLVERFCSAVKENSDILVAHDGEFKQPVFTLFHKRVLPKLEAFLERGDRKIILLYKECVTEYVDFSDSPNCFVNLNTPEELTQFGTLQ; encoded by the coding sequence ATGCTGCTTCCAACGCAAACTAGTTGGGTTATTTTGGCTGGCGGACAGGCCAGCCGCATGGGCGGAAAAGATAAAGGACTTGTTGAGCTCAACGGTTCTCCGCTTATTCAATACGTTATAAACAAGCTGTCACAGCAAGATGTCAGCATCACTATCAATGCCAACCGTAACTTAGACAGTTACCAAGCATTTGCTCCGGTTGTTTCCGATTCCTTCCCTGACTATCCAGGTCCATTGGGCGGCATTCATGCTGGCCTTAAAAACGCGAGTACAGACTGGGTCGGCTTTGTCCCTTGCGACAGCCCACAAATCAGTGACGACCTTGTTGAGCGTTTTTGTTCTGCAGTTAAAGAAAACAGCGACATTCTTGTCGCGCATGATGGCGAATTTAAGCAACCTGTATTCACCCTATTCCACAAACGTGTTCTGCCAAAGCTAGAAGCGTTTTTGGAGCGTGGTGATCGTAAAATCATCTTGCTATACAAAGAATGTGTCACGGAATATGTCGATTTTAGCGATTCTCCTAACTGCTTTGTTAATCTGAACACGCCAGAAGAACTCACCCAATTCGGAACGCTTCAATAA
- a CDS encoding energy-coupling factor ABC transporter ATP-binding protein — translation MSIKITTQQISMRYKERVLFHIPELSIGPNDAVYLKGDNGVGKTTLLKILSGLIQPSSGRIKSPTQSWQQILFPRLKFKDIIYLHQTPYLFDGSVYQNVAYGIRFNKESQKDKRAQIINALRMVGLETLADEHISVLSGGERQRVAMARAWILKPSILLMDEPSASLDKESIERLVIMAEDLLQRGASLVITSHQTNALTDLCKKQWWIKDNTLTESPLLQVIQKDKAQENIYAASNAN, via the coding sequence ATGAGTATAAAAATAACAACGCAGCAAATTTCAATGCGCTACAAAGAGCGTGTTTTGTTCCATATTCCCGAATTGTCGATCGGCCCCAACGATGCCGTTTATCTCAAAGGAGATAATGGTGTGGGTAAAACGACCCTACTTAAAATATTGTCTGGATTGATTCAGCCAAGCTCTGGCCGCATTAAGTCTCCGACACAAAGCTGGCAGCAGATCTTATTCCCTAGGCTCAAGTTCAAAGACATTATCTACCTGCATCAAACCCCCTATCTTTTTGATGGTTCGGTGTACCAAAATGTCGCTTATGGCATTCGCTTTAACAAAGAGAGCCAAAAAGATAAGCGAGCTCAAATAATTAATGCGCTGAGAATGGTAGGTTTAGAAACCTTGGCAGATGAACACATTTCTGTGTTGTCTGGTGGTGAGCGTCAACGCGTTGCAATGGCACGAGCCTGGATTCTTAAGCCGTCAATCTTGCTTATGGATGAACCAAGTGCCTCTTTAGACAAAGAATCTATTGAAAGATTGGTGATAATGGCCGAAGATCTTCTTCAAAGAGGCGCGAGTTTAGTCATCACTAGCCACCAAACTAACGCGTTAACCGACTTATGTAAGAAGCAATGGTGGATCAAAGACAATACTTTGACCGAATCGCCGCTTCTGCAAGTTATTCAGAAAGATAAAGCACAAGAGAATATTTATGCTGCTTCCAACGCAAACTAG
- a CDS encoding ABC transporter permease: protein MTLWQTTIDAMNLLVSFDHELWKIVAVSFSVSLSAISLVIVPAILMAFLLAYTEFPGKWALLSVINTLQAIPTVVIGLLMYMMLSRSGPLGDWELLFTQKAMILGQMLICFPILVAMMHGALQASDRRAVETARTLGVSTTRVACTLIWETRFPLLAATIAAFSRIVTEVGCSMMVGGNIMGMTRNIPTAIAMESHKGAFAQGVALGMVLLALALALNFFLSSVRGKGYLRT from the coding sequence ATGACCCTATGGCAAACAACGATTGATGCAATGAACCTACTAGTGAGTTTTGACCACGAATTGTGGAAAATCGTCGCGGTATCTTTCAGCGTATCTTTGTCCGCCATCTCATTAGTGATTGTTCCTGCAATCCTTATGGCTTTCTTATTGGCTTATACCGAGTTCCCCGGGAAGTGGGCATTGTTATCGGTGATCAACACCCTGCAAGCTATCCCAACCGTGGTTATCGGTTTGTTGATGTACATGATGCTCTCTCGTTCTGGCCCACTCGGTGATTGGGAATTACTGTTCACCCAAAAGGCGATGATTCTAGGTCAGATGCTGATCTGTTTCCCAATCCTAGTCGCGATGATGCACGGCGCTCTCCAAGCCAGTGACCGCCGAGCAGTTGAAACGGCGCGCACGCTTGGTGTATCAACAACACGTGTGGCATGTACCTTAATTTGGGAAACGCGCTTCCCTCTTTTAGCGGCAACTATAGCTGCCTTCTCTCGTATCGTCACTGAGGTTGGTTGTTCAATGATGGTCGGTGGCAACATTATGGGGATGACAAGAAACATCCCAACAGCTATCGCTATGGAAAGCCACAAAGGCGCATTCGCTCAAGGCGTCGCCCTCGGTATGGTGTTATTAGCATTGGCATTAGCCCTTAACTTTTTCCTTTCCAGTGTGAGAGGAAAAGGCTATTTAAGAACTTAG
- a CDS encoding substrate-binding domain-containing protein, translating into MKAIPITIAALSIVSYTASSAEDTTHIKLATTTSTYHSGLLDYLLPEFEKDSGIKVDVLAAGTGKSLRMGENGDVDLVMTHAPKAEANFVEQGYGVLPRKLMYNDFVIVGPQSDPAKIESQKAVTDVFKAIANNNVTFVSRGDDSGTHKKEMGIWAQTKMEPNFGGYRSVGQGMGPTLNMASEMQGYTMTDRGTWLAYQNKLDLKILFQGDKNLFNPYQVILVNPERYPSINYQAAKVFSDWLVNPKGQKLINDFKLHGKQLFVASAE; encoded by the coding sequence ATGAAAGCAATTCCCATAACTATTGCAGCTCTATCTATCGTCAGTTACACGGCTAGCAGCGCGGAAGACACCACCCATATCAAATTGGCAACAACCACAAGTACCTACCACTCAGGTCTACTTGACTACTTATTGCCTGAGTTCGAAAAAGATTCTGGTATCAAAGTTGATGTTCTAGCGGCGGGTACAGGTAAATCACTTCGTATGGGTGAGAATGGCGATGTAGACCTAGTGATGACTCACGCACCAAAGGCTGAAGCGAATTTCGTTGAACAAGGTTACGGGGTTCTACCTCGCAAGCTGATGTACAACGACTTTGTCATTGTTGGTCCTCAAAGCGATCCGGCGAAGATTGAATCTCAAAAAGCAGTGACTGATGTGTTCAAAGCAATCGCGAACAATAACGTGACCTTCGTTTCTCGTGGTGACGACTCTGGTACTCATAAGAAAGAGATGGGTATTTGGGCACAAACTAAAATGGAACCAAACTTCGGTGGTTATCGCAGTGTTGGTCAAGGCATGGGCCCTACTCTGAACATGGCGTCAGAGATGCAAGGCTACACCATGACAGACCGTGGTACTTGGTTGGCTTACCAAAACAAATTGGATCTTAAAATCCTTTTCCAAGGTGACAAGAACCTGTTTAACCCTTACCAAGTGATTCTTGTTAACCCAGAACGCTACCCGAGCATCAACTACCAAGCTGCGAAAGTATTCAGTGACTGGCTGGTTAACCCTAAAGGTCAGAAATTGATTAACGACTTTAAACTGCACGGCAAGCAGCTGTTTGTTGCGAGCGCAGAATAG
- a CDS encoding sigma-54-dependent transcriptional regulator, whose translation MSLPSSSAPNLNPNTLTQYQAFSVLVVDDEIGMQAILKKALGKFFGKVSSAGSVEEAEILRSSEHFDLIVLDINLPGRSGIEWEEAFNDNDKRADVIFMTGYADLEMTISALKLGASDFILKPFNLEQMIQAVLRCMDKRLDQRMQYALKRDVSRHIKTELIGNSDKTKQLKLLISQFAPSRASVLIEGESGTGKELVARGVHEASKRSGPFVPINCGAIAPELLESELFGHTSGAFTGAKKNREGLFRVASGGTLFLDEIGEMPLPMQAALLRVLEQRTIRPVGSEKEIAVDVRVVAATNRNLQEEVDKGHFRRDLFYRLNVLKIDVVPLRERPSDLIELVPYFTRLLSSELGMPVPNWAHEDILAMNEYEWPGNIRELKNLVERCILLDKPPAHYWREINGDPAPISISVTVSHGAEIPNLNNVDAAEGYPNTWTLKEVEKSHIEQLVSFHDGNKSAAARDLGVARKTLERKYKEWNTEGSEYAD comes from the coding sequence ATGTCTTTACCTAGTTCATCTGCACCCAACCTCAACCCGAACACATTGACTCAATATCAAGCGTTTTCCGTCTTGGTTGTGGATGATGAAATAGGTATGCAAGCTATTTTAAAGAAAGCACTGGGTAAGTTCTTTGGCAAGGTATCGAGTGCGGGGTCGGTTGAAGAAGCCGAAATACTGCGTTCGAGCGAGCATTTTGATCTGATTGTTCTTGATATCAACCTGCCAGGTCGGTCTGGTATTGAGTGGGAAGAGGCGTTTAACGACAACGACAAACGTGCCGATGTGATTTTCATGACAGGTTATGCTGATTTAGAGATGACGATATCTGCGCTTAAGCTTGGTGCTTCAGATTTTATTCTTAAGCCGTTCAACCTCGAACAAATGATACAAGCGGTTCTGCGTTGTATGGACAAGCGCCTTGACCAAAGAATGCAGTATGCGTTGAAGCGTGATGTTAGCCGTCATATCAAGACCGAATTGATCGGCAATTCAGACAAGACTAAACAGCTCAAATTGCTGATCAGTCAATTTGCACCGTCGAGAGCATCAGTTCTTATAGAAGGTGAGTCAGGTACAGGTAAAGAGCTGGTTGCTCGTGGTGTACATGAAGCCAGCAAGCGTAGTGGCCCATTTGTGCCAATCAACTGTGGTGCAATTGCGCCTGAACTTCTAGAAAGTGAGCTATTCGGGCATACCTCTGGCGCATTTACCGGCGCGAAGAAAAACCGTGAAGGTCTATTCAGAGTCGCAAGTGGTGGCACCTTGTTCCTTGATGAAATAGGTGAAATGCCACTGCCAATGCAAGCAGCGCTGTTACGCGTACTAGAGCAACGTACTATTCGTCCAGTTGGCAGTGAGAAAGAAATTGCCGTTGACGTACGTGTGGTGGCGGCGACTAACCGAAACCTTCAAGAAGAAGTCGATAAAGGCCACTTCCGTCGCGATCTGTTCTACCGACTCAATGTACTTAAGATTGATGTTGTGCCATTGAGAGAACGACCGTCTGATCTGATAGAGCTTGTTCCATACTTCACTCGTCTTTTATCAAGTGAACTGGGTATGCCGGTTCCAAACTGGGCACATGAAGATATCTTGGCAATGAATGAATACGAATGGCCGGGAAATATTCGCGAACTTAAGAACCTAGTCGAAAGATGCATTCTTTTAGACAAGCCACCAGCACACTATTGGCGCGAAATTAATGGTGATCCAGCCCCAATCAGCATTTCAGTGACGGTGTCACATGGAGCAGAAATACCAAACTTGAATAATGTAGACGCTGCTGAGGGTTACCCGAACACTTGGACACTCAAAGAAGTAGAAAAATCTCACATAGAACAACTGGTGAGTTTCCATGATGGCAATAAGTCTGCAGCTGCGAGAGATCTCGGTGTGGCGCGTAAAACACTAGAGCGTAAGTACAAAGAGTGGAACACAGAAGGCTCAGAATATGCCGATTAG